The following are from one region of the Coccinella septempunctata chromosome 7, icCocSept1.1, whole genome shotgun sequence genome:
- the LOC123316596 gene encoding serine/threonine-protein kinase unc-51-like isoform X1 has product MDKGYAVNKIGQVVAGEYEICHAELIGHGAFACVYRGRKIKDKNFPVAIKAITKKNVNKCQALLSKEINILKQLAELNNPNLVSMISCEETPSHVFLVMEFCNGGDLADYFIVKKTLSEDTLRIFLLQIASAMKALRTLGIVHRDLKPQNILLSFDPAISNPQPYQITLKLADFGFARTLEEGGMAGTLCGSPMYMAPEVIMSLQYDSKADLWSIGTIVYQALTGKPPFSAPNPQALKNYYEKTLNLLPKMPSSTSPELQDFLTRLMKRNPKERLSFDEFFNHPFLQRDQNQKKSPIPGEKCSNTPWYYSFLPDFPLPLFEPSPVSSRASPVSARSSPNHSKLPTKNASPSRVSSSPQPEVSKSTLSTSLDEDYVIVPKNIPTDHSTESLEKERGTVPKKTQSPCEPENSNSSPPRPSTLPVASQPIPTPQRNTRIRRDSEQEKRDSDQYSSNGPSVVPRSAPINMVRHESKPEIDIDISSLSPPSVKFMIGTPPGGRRRSTSSGSYSETPPPTIWNGSGSRSGLSNSPLRRSVSSQGTSPPGFSNALARVPMLSAPNLSDNNNPAKGPIFSTRAMTLPEISEIGNMHSLYNDNDHPIQFVAPELPEETLLGKEHNETLAKINYVLALSNCILSIAAQKSATPLISLSDSAISNTNTLEQKMEQIILQIRVLQLLSSGLTLASKQIRAGVLKPSSNVKKVVTILNQKFKETLSACRQLNRDGLISKIKTPEFTVDTILYEHAVQMCQSAATDELLGKGQHCGERYQTAQIILHSLSQQINSPCDQEKLTEYKEAVERRLRVLQQQGLIYTTDFS; this is encoded by the exons AAAGAAAAATGTGAACAAATGCCAGGCATTACTGAGCAAAGAAATCAACATTCTAAAG CAATTGGCAGAACTCAACAATCCCAATCTGGTTTCTATGATAAGTTGTGAAGAAACTCCCTCCCATGTCTTTCTAGTTATGGAG TTCTGTAATGGTGGAGATCTCGCAGATTATTTCATAGTAAAGAAAACATTGAGTGAGGATACGCTGAGGATATTTCTGTTGCAAATAG CGAGTGCTATGAAAGCCTTGAGGACCTTAGGAATTGTACATAGAGATCTCAAACCTCAAAATATCCTATTATCTTTCGATCCGGCTATCTCAAATCCACAGCCTTATCAAATAACCCTCAAGTTAG CTGATTTTGGCTTCGCGCGCACCCTTGAGGAGGGAGGAATGGCTGGTACATTGTGCGGAAGCCCCATGTACATG GCTCCAGAAGTTATAATGTCCCTTCAGTATGATAGCAAAGCGGATTTGTGGAGTATAGGGACCATAGTTTATCAAGCCCTCACCGGGAAGCCTCCTTTCAGCGCTCCTAATCCACAAGCTCTCAAGAACTATTACGAGAAGACTTTGAATCTCTTGCCAAA GATGCCAAGCTCTACCAGTCCAGAGCTTCAAGATTTCCTCACTAGACTCATGAAGAGGAATCCTAAGGAACGTTTGAGTTTCGATGAGTTCTTCAATCATCCGTTCTTACAGAGAGATCAGAACCAGAAAAAGAGTCCAATACCTGGCG agaaatgtAGTAATACCCCTTGGTATTATTCTTTTTTACCAGATTTTCCCCTGCCGCTCTTCGAACCGTCGCCAGTGAGTTCAAGAGCGTCGCCGGTGAGTGCTAGATCATCACCGAATCACTCCAAATTACCCACGAAAAATGCCAGTCCATCAAGGGTGTCGTCTTCTCCCCAGCCAG AAGTTTCTAAAAGTACACTGAGCACAAGTCTAGACGAAGATTACGTTATTGTTCCCAAAAATATACCTACCGACCATTCCACAGAAAGCCTAGAAAAAGAAAGGGG CACTGTACCGAAAAAAACTCAGTCGCCTTGCGAGCCAGAAAATTCTAATTCGAGTCCGCCCAGGCCTTCTACGTTACCTGTTGCATCGCAACCTATACCAACACCACAAAGAAACACACGTATTAGGAGGGATTCAGAACAGGAAAAGAGAGACAGCGATCAGTATTCTTCCAAC GGTCCGAGTGTTGTTCCGAGGTCTGCGCCCATTAATATGGTAAGGCACGAGAGCAAGCCCGAAATCGATATAGACATCAGTTCTTTGTCGCCACCATCA GTGAAGTTCATGATAGGCACTCCACCTGGCGGTAGAAGGCGGTCAACGTCGAGCGGTAGCTATTCGGAAACCCCGCCTCCTACGATCTGGAACGGATCTGGCAGTCGAAGCGGACTGTCTAATTCTCCGCTGAGGCGATCCG TTTCTTCTCAAGGTACGTCCCCACCGGGATTCAGCAATGCCCTGGCCAGAGTACCGATGCTCAGCGCTCCGAATCTGAGCGATAACAACAATCCCGCTAAAGGGCCCATTTTCTCGACGCGAGCCATGACCCTTcccgaaatttcagaaataggtAACATGCATTCCCTATACAATGATAACGATCATCCAATTCAATTTGTAGCGCCTGAATTGCCAGAGGAAACCTTACTTGGG AAAGAACACAACGAGACTTTGGCTAAAATCAATTACGTCCTTGCTTTGAGCAACTGCATCTTGTCGATTGCTGCCCAGAAATCTGCAACGCCCTTGATCTCGTTGTCAGATTCCGCCATCAGCAATACGAACACGTTAGAACAGAAAATGGAACAGATCATCTTGCAAATCAGGGTTTTACAATTGTTGAGTTCCGGACTCACCCTTGCCAGCAAACAGATACGGGCGGGTGTTTTAAAACCCAGTTCCAACGTGAAAAAGG TTGTTACCATCTTGAATCAGAAATTCAAGGAAACCTTATCTGCGTGTAGGCAATTGAACAGGGATGGCCTCATTTCGAAGATCAAAACTCCCGAGTTTACCGTGGACACTATTCTCTACGAGCACGCAGTGCAAATG TGCCAGAGTGCAGCGACTGATGAATTACTTGGCAAGGGCCAACATTGCGGTGAAAGATATCAGACGGCTCAGATAATTTTACACAGCCTGTCCCAACAAATAAATTCGCCCTGCGATCAAGAAAAACTGACGGAAT ATAAAGAAGCTGTAGAAAGACGTCTTCGAGTTCTCCAACAACAGGGTTTGATTTATACCACCGACTTCAGTTAG
- the LOC123316596 gene encoding serine/threonine-protein kinase unc-51-like isoform X5, producing the protein MDKGYAVNKIGQVVAGEYEICHAELIGHGAFACVYRGRKIKDKNFPVAIKAITKKNVNKCQALLSKEINILKQLAELNNPNLVSMISCEETPSHVFLVMEFCNGGDLADYFIVKKTLSEDTLRIFLLQIASAMKALRTLGIVHRDLKPQNILLSFDPAISNPQPYQITLKLADFGFARTLEEGGMAGTLCGSPMYMAPEVIMSLQYDSKADLWSIGTIVYQALTGKPPFSAPNPQALKNYYEKTLNLLPKMPSSTSPELQDFLTRLMKRNPKERLSFDEFFNHPFLQRDQNQKKSPIPGEKCSNTPWYYSFLPDFPLPLFEPSPVSSRASPVSARSSPNHSKLPTKNASPSRVSSSPQPEVSKSTLSTSLDEDYVIVPKNIPTDHSTESLEKERGTVPKKTQSPCEPENSNSSPPRPSTLPVASQPIPTPQRNTRIRRDSEQEKRDSDQYSSNVKFMIGTPPGGRRRSTSSGSYSETPPPTIWNGSGSRSGLSNSPLRRSVSSQGTSPPGFSNALARVPMLSAPNLSDNNNPAKGPIFSTRAMTLPEISEIGNMHSLYNDNDHPIQFVAPELPEETLLGKEHNETLAKINYVLALSNCILSIAAQKSATPLISLSDSAISNTNTLEQKMEQIILQIRVLQLLSSGLTLASKQIRAGVLKPSSNVKKVVTILNQKFKETLSACRQLNRDGLISKIKTPEFTVDTILYEHAVQMCQSAATDELLGKGQHCGERYQTAQIILHSLSQQINSPCDQEKLTEYKEAVERRLRVLQQQGLIYTTDFS; encoded by the exons AAAGAAAAATGTGAACAAATGCCAGGCATTACTGAGCAAAGAAATCAACATTCTAAAG CAATTGGCAGAACTCAACAATCCCAATCTGGTTTCTATGATAAGTTGTGAAGAAACTCCCTCCCATGTCTTTCTAGTTATGGAG TTCTGTAATGGTGGAGATCTCGCAGATTATTTCATAGTAAAGAAAACATTGAGTGAGGATACGCTGAGGATATTTCTGTTGCAAATAG CGAGTGCTATGAAAGCCTTGAGGACCTTAGGAATTGTACATAGAGATCTCAAACCTCAAAATATCCTATTATCTTTCGATCCGGCTATCTCAAATCCACAGCCTTATCAAATAACCCTCAAGTTAG CTGATTTTGGCTTCGCGCGCACCCTTGAGGAGGGAGGAATGGCTGGTACATTGTGCGGAAGCCCCATGTACATG GCTCCAGAAGTTATAATGTCCCTTCAGTATGATAGCAAAGCGGATTTGTGGAGTATAGGGACCATAGTTTATCAAGCCCTCACCGGGAAGCCTCCTTTCAGCGCTCCTAATCCACAAGCTCTCAAGAACTATTACGAGAAGACTTTGAATCTCTTGCCAAA GATGCCAAGCTCTACCAGTCCAGAGCTTCAAGATTTCCTCACTAGACTCATGAAGAGGAATCCTAAGGAACGTTTGAGTTTCGATGAGTTCTTCAATCATCCGTTCTTACAGAGAGATCAGAACCAGAAAAAGAGTCCAATACCTGGCG agaaatgtAGTAATACCCCTTGGTATTATTCTTTTTTACCAGATTTTCCCCTGCCGCTCTTCGAACCGTCGCCAGTGAGTTCAAGAGCGTCGCCGGTGAGTGCTAGATCATCACCGAATCACTCCAAATTACCCACGAAAAATGCCAGTCCATCAAGGGTGTCGTCTTCTCCCCAGCCAG AAGTTTCTAAAAGTACACTGAGCACAAGTCTAGACGAAGATTACGTTATTGTTCCCAAAAATATACCTACCGACCATTCCACAGAAAGCCTAGAAAAAGAAAGGGG CACTGTACCGAAAAAAACTCAGTCGCCTTGCGAGCCAGAAAATTCTAATTCGAGTCCGCCCAGGCCTTCTACGTTACCTGTTGCATCGCAACCTATACCAACACCACAAAGAAACACACGTATTAGGAGGGATTCAGAACAGGAAAAGAGAGACAGCGATCAGTATTCTTCCAAC GTGAAGTTCATGATAGGCACTCCACCTGGCGGTAGAAGGCGGTCAACGTCGAGCGGTAGCTATTCGGAAACCCCGCCTCCTACGATCTGGAACGGATCTGGCAGTCGAAGCGGACTGTCTAATTCTCCGCTGAGGCGATCCG TTTCTTCTCAAGGTACGTCCCCACCGGGATTCAGCAATGCCCTGGCCAGAGTACCGATGCTCAGCGCTCCGAATCTGAGCGATAACAACAATCCCGCTAAAGGGCCCATTTTCTCGACGCGAGCCATGACCCTTcccgaaatttcagaaataggtAACATGCATTCCCTATACAATGATAACGATCATCCAATTCAATTTGTAGCGCCTGAATTGCCAGAGGAAACCTTACTTGGG AAAGAACACAACGAGACTTTGGCTAAAATCAATTACGTCCTTGCTTTGAGCAACTGCATCTTGTCGATTGCTGCCCAGAAATCTGCAACGCCCTTGATCTCGTTGTCAGATTCCGCCATCAGCAATACGAACACGTTAGAACAGAAAATGGAACAGATCATCTTGCAAATCAGGGTTTTACAATTGTTGAGTTCCGGACTCACCCTTGCCAGCAAACAGATACGGGCGGGTGTTTTAAAACCCAGTTCCAACGTGAAAAAGG TTGTTACCATCTTGAATCAGAAATTCAAGGAAACCTTATCTGCGTGTAGGCAATTGAACAGGGATGGCCTCATTTCGAAGATCAAAACTCCCGAGTTTACCGTGGACACTATTCTCTACGAGCACGCAGTGCAAATG TGCCAGAGTGCAGCGACTGATGAATTACTTGGCAAGGGCCAACATTGCGGTGAAAGATATCAGACGGCTCAGATAATTTTACACAGCCTGTCCCAACAAATAAATTCGCCCTGCGATCAAGAAAAACTGACGGAAT ATAAAGAAGCTGTAGAAAGACGTCTTCGAGTTCTCCAACAACAGGGTTTGATTTATACCACCGACTTCAGTTAG